The following proteins are co-located in the Zonotrichia albicollis isolate bZonAlb1 chromosome 1, bZonAlb1.hap1, whole genome shotgun sequence genome:
- the ZBTB10 gene encoding zinc finger and BTB domain-containing protein 10, giving the protein MSPFPPCFRQPRGRAAAPVAGRCGGGRKGGTEGVEPVPPPPPPHTGRGGEGRGGRRVTRRGRSARPPPAGPPSLLPAPRSRPPSPPLPSPPLPCGGGGRRPRCIVGSPLFICHPTRSGACRDGSAAAAERSSGIHCGQPRARRDPGRTRGSGERAAGLRFSRPPPPHGSRAPPSPAPFPRRTERSAGRGARGAPAMFAEINRRTLAFRGGGLVTSAAAASAAGAEAWERQDPEALNGRGADEEAELEGLEAEELEATAAEEKELLLPQDAASPPAAAGPMFAERNRRTLAFRGGGGLLAAHPAANNGCEAAAWPRKHFNGRGADEEMELEGAEGLETEGLLEGKELVQDGGSLSDSSDDEEDGEGGSLGDGSGAEGGSCSSSRRSGGDGGDEAEGSGEGESIRHFPLARPKSLLQKLHISFQGSWLKEFPWLYYCQETGLMSCAWCTAAVAAAAPPEVIMSGAPLPGGHDELCKGTRNYKRTLLLRHHLSAEHRLNEPGSAEQEAELPSELNNEGYCDFNSRPNENSYCYQLLQELNEQRKKGILCDVNIVVSGRVFRAHKNILVAGSRFFKTLYCFTNKESRNQTTVTYLDVVAVQGFSVILDFLYSGNLVLTSQNAIEVMSVASYLQMTEVVQSCRNFIKDALNISIKSEAPETVVVDYNRRSVSRDGLSPRDQKVASFWATRNLTNLASSIKTENDPYPIDEGQMESYQMNDCSWVQDSSPEMAENESQGEGKVFVWNDMGAQGQSVQEPGKARRKNQTAKRFIYNVPPNTEENSEDCSVLQPSVPYPEEDLSFIKEEAATSSDFKYGLLPGTSNDFKYGLLPGTSSDFKYGLLPGTSSDFKYGLLPESWPKEAWENGDSSALIMNKLKCPHCNYVAKYRRTLKRHLLIHTGVRSFSCDICGKLFTRREHVKRHSLVHKKDKKYKCMVCKKIFMLAASVGIRHGSRRYGVCVDCADKSQPGGQEGADQAQDTDFPRDEEYEENEVGEGDEELGDDVEEQNEQSRWDEGGEVCMPLDD; this is encoded by the exons AtgtcccccttccctccctgtttCCGGCAGCCGAGGGGGCGGGCAGCGGCCCCCGTCGCGGGCAGATGTggggggggaaggaaaggagggaCGGAGGGGGTCGAGCCCGtaccccccccaccccccccccacaCTGGGCGGGGCGGagaggggcggggcgggcggcgcgtGACGCGGCGCGGCCGCAGCGCGCGCCCGCCCCCCGCCGGccccccctccctcctgcccgcCCCCCGCTCGcgccccccctcccctcccctcccctcccctcccctcccctgcggcggcggcgggcggcggccgcggTGCATTGTGGGCAGCCCGTTGTTCATTTGCCACCCGACCCGATCCGGGGCCTGTCGGGACGGAAGCGCTGCCGCCGCCGAGCGATCGAGCGGGATCCATTGTGGGcagccccgcgcccgccgcgatCCAGGCCGGACCCGGGGCAGCGGGGAGCGAGCGGCCGGACTTCGCTTCTCTCGGCCGCCGCCCCCGCACGGCAGCCGGGCGCCTCCTTCCCCCGCCCCGTTCCCGCGGCGGACGGAGCGCTCGgccgggcggggggcgcggggcgcGCCCGCCATGTTCGCGGAGATAAACCGGCGGACGCTCGCGTTCCGCGGCGGCGGCCTCGTCACCTCCGCGGCGGCCGCCTCGGCGGCGGGGGCCGAGGCCTGGGAGCGGCAGGACCCCGAGGCGCTGAACGGGCGCGGGGCGGACGAGGAGGcggagctggaggggctggaggccGAGGAGCTGGAGGCCACCGCCGCCgaggagaaggagctgctgctgccccaggacgCGGCGtcgccccccgccgccgccggccccaTGTTCGCCGAGAGGAATCGCCGGACTCTGGCCTtccgcggcggcggggggctTCTGGCCGCCCACCCCGCCGCCAACAATGGCTGCGAGGCCGCGGCCTGGCCGCGGAAGCACTTCAATGGGCGGGGGGCGGACgaggagatggagctggaggGCGCGGAGGGACTGGAGACCGAGGGGCTGCTGGAGGGCAAGGAGCTGGTCCAGGACGGGGGTTCGCTGAGTGACAGCAGCGACGACGAGGAGGACGGCGAAGGGGGCAGCTTGGGCGACGGCAGCGGCGCCGAGggcggcagctgcagcagcagccggcGGTCGGGGGGCGACGGCGGGGACGAGGCGGAGGGCAGCGGCGAGGGGGAGAGCATCCGGCACTTCCCGCTGGCCAGGCCCAAGTCCCTGCTGCAGAAGCTGCACATCTCCTTCCAGGGCTCCTGGCTCAAGGAGTTCCCGTGGCTCTACTACTGCCAGGAGACCGGCCTCATGTCGTGCGCCTGGTGCACCGCGGCCGTGGCCGCTGCTGCGCCCCCCGAGGTGATCATGTCCGGCGCGCCCCTGCCCGGGGGGCACGACGAGCTCTGCAAGGGCACCCGCAACTACAAGCGCACCCTGCTCCTGCGGCACCACCTCTCCGCCGAGCATCGCCTCAACGAGCCCGGCAGCGCCGAGCAG GAGGCAGAGTTACCATCGGAACTGAATAATGAAGGATACTGTGATTTTAACAGCAGGCCAAATGAGAACTCTTACTGCTATCAGCTCCTGCAAGAGCTCAACGAGCAGAGGAAGAAAGGCATTCTTTGTGATGTTAATATTGTGGTGAGTGGGAGGGTCTTCAGAGCTCACAAGAACATCCTGGTTGCAGGCAGCCGCTTCTTTAAGACTCTGTATTGCTTTACAAACAAAGAAAGCCGTAACCAAACCACTGTTACCTATTTAGACGTTGTTGCTGTTCAAGGTTTTTCTGTCATCTTGGACTTCTTGTATTCTGGTAACCTCGTGCTTACGAGCCAAAACGCCATTGAAGTGATGTCGGTGGCCAGCTACCTTCAGATGACGGAGGTTGTCCAGTCCTGCCGCAACTTCATTAAAGATGCCTTAAACATAAGTATAAAATCAGAAGCTCCAGAGACTGTTGTAGTGGATTACAACAGAAGATCTGTTAGTAGGGATGGTTTATCTCCAAGGGATCAAAAAGTTGCCAGCTTCTGGGCAACACGAAACCTCACCAACTTGGCAAGTAGCATAAAAACTGAGAACGATCCCTACCCTATTGATGAGGGCCAAATGGAAAGCTACCAAATGAATGACTGCAGTTGGGTCCAGGACAGCTCACCTGAAATGGCTGAAAATGAATCTCAAGGTGAGGGAAAAGTTTTCGTGTGGAATGACATGGGTGCACAGGGACAATCAGTTCAAGAACCTGgaaaagcaagaaggaaaaaCCAAACTGCAAAGAGATTTATTTATAATGTACCACCTAATACTGAAGAGAACTCTGAAGATTGCTCAGTGTTGCAACCGTCAGTCCCATATCCAGAAGAAGATTTGTCATTTATTAAAGAAGAAGCAG CTACTTCAAGTGACTTCAAGTACGGACTGTTGCCGGGTACTTCAAATGACTTCAAGTACGGATTGCTGCCGGGTACTTCAAGTGACTTCAAGTATGGGCTGCTACCGGGTACTTCAAGTGATTTCAAGTATGGATTGCTGCCAGAATCTTGGCCAAAAGAAGCTTGGGAAAATG GCGATTCCTCTGCTTTAATCATGAACAAGTTGAAGTGTCCACACTGTAATTATGTAGCCAAATACAGAAGAACACTAAAGAGACACTTGCTCATTCACACAGGAGTGAGATCTTTCAGTTGTGACATCTGTGGGAAGCTGTTTACACGAAGAGAGCATGTAAAGAGACATTCCTTG